One Glycine max cultivar Williams 82 chromosome 1, Glycine_max_v4.0, whole genome shotgun sequence genomic window, CATCACACCTTAGCTTCAAGCCATCACAAGTTGTAGATACAGTTAATACTCAATATGGAGCTGAGTACTATAAAAGATGCTTTTGACCGTGTTACTAAGAAGCAAAAGTTATCTTGTTCCAAGACTCAAGAAGCAATTGATCAGATCAGACAGGAAATTGAGAGTGTTTTAGACACACTGCAGTCAGCGAATAACACTGACCATGAACTTGATTATAAAACTGTCCTGAATGAGCTTAAGGCCAGTTTTCTTTTAATTGCTCCACTTAGTCAAATGGAAGGTACACAGAAGGAGCTAAATGTAGCACTCACCAAGTATGGGAAGCTTCTTGAGAAACATTTCAACCCTGATATATCCAAGGCTTACAGAAATATCGACATTGATAGACATACATTAAACCAAATAATTGCTAACCATTTTTATCACCAGGGCCTTTTTGAGATAGGGGACCATTTTATGAGTGTGGTTGGAGAGCCTGAATCCGCAGCCATTATGAAATTTCCGTTCGTGGAAATGTATCAAATACTTGAAGCCATGCAGAATCAGAACCTAGAGCCAGCCCTCAACTGGGCTTCCACTAATGGTGACAAACTTGCTCAAAGTGGATCTGATATTGTGTTGAAACTTCACTCAATGCAATTTGTGAAAGTACTTCAAAATGGAAGTAGAGAGGAAGCTCTTCATTATGCTCGAATGCACCTTTCTCCTTTTGCTACCAGTCACATGACCGATATTCAGAAACTTATGGGCTGTCTTCTATGGACGGGAAAGCTTGATCGTTCTCCTTACCATGCATTACTATCACCATCTAACTGGGATAAGTTGGCTGAGGAACTTAAAAGGCAGTTCTGCAATCTTTTGGGACAGTCGTATAATAGTCCATTGAGCGTGACTGTAGCAGCAGGGGTCCAGGTTTTGCCACCACTCCTCAAATTTATGAATGTCATGGCAGGGAAGAAGAATGAATGGCAGTCTATGAACCAGTTACCGGTGCCGGTTGAGTTGGACCGTGAGTTCCAGTTCCattctatttttgtttgtcCTGTCTCCAAGGAACAAGCAACCGAGGATAACCCTCCGATGTTAATGTCCTGTGGCCATGTCCTCTGCAAGCAGTCTATCTTGAAGATGTCCAAGAATAGCACAAAAGTGTTTAAGTGCCCATATTGTCCCTTTGATATTGATGCAGCACAGTGCAAGCAGCTATATTTCTGATGTTGATGGATTTGTATGAAACTCCTGTATAAATTCAATCCTGTGTTAGCAATAGGTGTAACCACGTTTGCAAAGGCCCATGCCTTGTTGTGATCTCTGTGTATTTCATAAATTTGTTGTAAATAGAAATTCTTTTTAATCTGGATATGACTGGCAAGTCCTTCATTATTTGAATAAGTTTTGATACACTTAAAGCTGGTTTTTCCTCTCCCAATGCCCAATGGGTCAATGAATGGCTTGAACTATGACGATTCCTACTTCTATTGCAACGTGCTTCCTTTTTACCGTTTACATATGAAGTTATCAGCGTCATGAttaaaaacatgattaattCGAAACTCCTATGGGGTGCAAGAAGCAAAACGTATGGTGCAGAAAGAAAGCAAAGGCTAACTTTCAGTCCATAATGCCTTAGCCTAAAATTTTCTTTGCCTGCAATGGACTGACCTAAATGGATTCAGCAAAACCTATTTATCACCTTTGATAACACCACTTTTCTTGATGGTTGTGTTTAAAAAGGGATGTTCGCGATGCAGTTGGTCGATTTTTAGAAGAAAAGTCGTTTGAACCAGTGGTTTATTTGACAGTTTTTAATATTTACGTAATTATTATTGTGttatattgatataaaaaattaaattttatttttatcactatttaaaatattttagttgaaaAACAATACTTTTTCTACTATTTAacataatttcttaattatattgaCATGATCATTTTGTGACATAAAAGTAAATTGCATAATATCTGATATTTGGTACTATTCTAGTATTCTTTAACAATATTGATACACTCGTTTTGTAACATGTAAACGTAAATTATGCATATCAATTACAGAGCAAACAAcactacaaattattttaatatttattattaacagcaacaaaaataacatattacaaacttcttataaaaataattaaattataaattacatgttataattattaaaagtttAAGATACTACTCCCTTCATTCTCctttataagcaaaaaaaaaaaacaatttttttgttctcttttataAGTAAATCTTGATTACTTTTGCTCCATTTAATGATATTATGTtcaaaatatcattcatttaaTAGGGGATTATGCTTATATTAAGTTCCAATAAAGGAtaagtaagaaaaaatatttttttaaattaaaaataccataatttaataaaattaattaattttttaacaagtatgaaatcaatttttttcttataaaagagAACGAAGGGAGTATTACCTAAAACTTAACATCTATTAagtaaaattgatattaatataatacGCAATTTGATTTGGATTGATtcgattttgaaaatattatccaaaatccaaatcaaatcaaccgGTATTACAAAatagtgataaaaaattaaaaaataattgaaaaaataatttttttaaatcaatttgtgATTTAATTTCATATCTACTTGAATTTAAACACCCCTAGCATTTAACTATTTGGAGCGCTTTGAGATGAGCATTCTTTATTTCCCCTTCTCTCCTCTTAAGGATTCCAAATTATTTGCTTTCCCATCTTTTAGATGTAGCGGTTCTGCTACAGTCGGTACTAGATCCCTTTGAGTTAGTACTCCACCGATTCTTCCTTCTTTTACTGTGATTCTTCCCCTCTCACTGTTCCAGGTTAGTTCTGTTATTGGTAGATCGAGTAATTATAAAACTAATGAGAAGAGGAATTGAACTTGGGTTTATATAATGCAAGGATATGGGTGAGTTACACCATGTAACAAGAGTTTACTTTTGCTGTCAATGTGTTTAATTTCTTCCTGTATTTCAGTGGGAATGCGTGACTTTTTACGTGGGATATCCTATAAGGGACAGCACGATACGAACACTTGTTTTGGAATCGGCTGCACGGTGCGTGTGGCAATTACACGGTTAAATTTTGAGGTAAACGTGAGGATGCCCTAGAACCGTCCACACtggattatttctttttattttttccatccCAAAGTACCCTTCATTCATGCTGTGACTTTTTTCCAGTCTCCTTCCCTACAACCAC contains:
- the LOC100792593 gene encoding protein RMD5 homolog, which produces MELSTIKDAFDRVTKKQKLSCSKTQEAIDQIRQEIESVLDTLQSANNTDHELDYKTVLNELKASFLLIAPLSQMEGTQKELNVALTKYGKLLEKHFNPDISKAYRNIDIDRHTLNQIIANHFYHQGLFEIGDHFMSVVGEPESAAIMKFPFVEMYQILEAMQNQNLEPALNWASTNGDKLAQSGSDIVLKLHSMQFVKVLQNGSREEALHYARMHLSPFATSHMTDIQKLMGCLLWTGKLDRSPYHALLSPSNWDKLAEELKRQFCNLLGQSYNSPLSVTVAAGVQVLPPLLKFMNVMAGKKNEWQSMNQLPVPVELDREFQFHSIFVCPVSKEQATEDNPPMLMSCGHVLCKQSILKMSKNSTKVFKCPYCPFDIDAAQCKQLYF